The stretch of DNA TAACATGGTCGGAGTTGTATTTGATAGTGACTCCTAACAAGGGCAGTTTCAGTACGAACGGCCACACTGCAATTTGGCGAAAATACGTTTATGAAAGACCTCAATACCCAAAGCACCATCGAATTACTGAACCAGATTATGGAGTTTGAGCTAGCAGGAGTAGTGCGCTATACTCACTACTCGCTAATGGTGACTGGGCCGAATCGGATTCCGATTGTGGACTTTTTCAAAGCGCAGGCCAGTGAATCGCTGATACATGCCCAGGAAGCGGGCGAAATTATTACAGGTTTAGAGGGGCATCCGAGGCAACGCATCGCCAA from Rubidibacter lacunae KORDI 51-2 encodes:
- a CDS encoding ferritin-like domain-containing protein, whose amino-acid sequence is MKDLNTQSTIELLNQIMEFELAGVVRYTHYSLMVTGPNRIPIVDFFKAQASESLIHAQEAGEIITGLEGHPRQRIAKIEETNRHAVKDLLQESLNHEQQALNMYKKLLGVVENASIYLEEYSRTKIGQEEMHNLEIKKMLRDFS